One part of the Mariniblastus fucicola genome encodes these proteins:
- a CDS encoding beta-propeller domain-containing protein, with protein MTQRIAKKSRKTRNSGSSKPGYGVLENRQVLTSMIAPGWLTTSFDVPVNQSETVLSELADEPEVSVQPENGTLVFNSNDNSLVYQPDNGFVGKDSFHVEGYDEFTVNVWHAAWATPDWQRVDVGGSATIDVLANDYAFVEQNQTNSDALRTWWSYSNNRFSWLQDSTGFSIVDFTQPEAGSVSVSADGRSLSFQSDDGFAGQQTVTYTLEDQNGFQTTGEVVFEVTDKAEDPRGYISVSQWQQERVESWMNLYAQRLGGNHGYYDRFSFGLVVNGFTTNAATLDLAEQATSTEVQQGDIVKSQGDLLYYVTYGDSQSEFRSYLSIVDVSDANDPTLLSTTGFESRISDIFLDEGRVAVVLVEDFGRQAYGYIEVASTHELRVLDVTSPVVPEEVYSATIDGQYNDARLIGDQLHLISQHDTNQNNSPWQLTDITDLVSPGDYIEAILQQENGFALPTVTVTVDGLHTTVTPDIDQVVRRTGESVATFITTFDVQGESGQPVDMDLVQSGYLNTVYASAQSIYLFDGDSAIKLSIDSGGDVDFSADGTLQGRMVNQFSIDEYEGMLRVVATDFADSSVDVHVFEQVGDSLNVVGSLEDIAPNESVFSTRFAEDQVFVVTFRQIDPLFVIDLSDATAPTVTGELKIPGVSNYLQLIGDDILLAVGRDADADTGRQGDLQVSLFDVADPQNPLLLDRYSFAGGRGTTSPLIDWISSRPDHHALTFDHATGTLALPISQYVDGELFSNVTLFEIGRENGIQLSGDVDFESTALRTVIAGERVVYFSEDSLKTADIADPTTVMATLDLPPEESQARAVGAALKVCKISDRFFENFGLPNEAEPAAARPIELMPNEVPGVLAVSALIPQEAASIRRVGPVLERIPVLSVVERSPAWERLAPSVVSLTNVDGQVTDEATLGRLVVTDQSSVLESVENSPLIELSNRLKFEFRPAVEQNVSAETLRHSSAEAAELIVSLDVLPASEELG; from the coding sequence ATGACTCAACGAATCGCGAAAAAGAGCCGCAAAACCCGGAATTCAGGGTCATCAAAGCCGGGCTATGGTGTCCTTGAAAACCGGCAAGTGCTCACCAGCATGATTGCTCCAGGTTGGTTGACGACATCCTTTGATGTGCCAGTGAACCAGTCCGAAACGGTACTTTCTGAGTTGGCCGATGAGCCTGAAGTTTCGGTTCAGCCTGAAAACGGAACGCTGGTCTTCAACTCCAACGACAACTCGCTGGTCTATCAACCAGACAACGGGTTTGTGGGGAAAGACAGCTTTCACGTTGAGGGCTACGACGAATTCACCGTCAACGTTTGGCATGCGGCGTGGGCGACTCCCGACTGGCAGCGAGTTGATGTGGGAGGCTCGGCCACGATTGACGTACTGGCGAACGACTACGCTTTCGTCGAACAGAACCAGACCAACAGTGACGCGCTGAGAACCTGGTGGAGTTATTCCAACAATCGATTTAGCTGGCTGCAGGATTCGACGGGTTTTTCGATCGTCGATTTCACTCAGCCGGAAGCTGGATCCGTTTCTGTTTCGGCCGACGGTCGTTCGCTCAGCTTTCAGTCTGACGACGGATTTGCTGGTCAGCAGACAGTAACCTACACGCTCGAAGACCAGAATGGATTCCAGACTACCGGTGAGGTAGTTTTTGAAGTGACCGACAAGGCCGAAGATCCGCGGGGCTATATCAGCGTATCCCAATGGCAACAGGAGCGGGTCGAAAGCTGGATGAATCTCTACGCTCAACGGCTTGGCGGAAATCACGGATACTACGACCGCTTTTCGTTCGGCTTGGTCGTCAACGGCTTCACGACCAATGCTGCCACCTTGGATCTTGCAGAACAGGCGACGTCCACGGAAGTTCAACAAGGCGACATCGTCAAATCGCAAGGTGACTTGCTGTACTACGTCACGTACGGCGATTCGCAAAGCGAGTTCCGTTCGTATCTTTCCATCGTTGATGTCAGCGATGCCAACGACCCAACGTTGCTCAGTACAACGGGCTTCGAATCACGCATCAGCGACATCTTTTTGGACGAAGGGCGCGTCGCGGTCGTGCTTGTCGAAGACTTTGGACGGCAAGCATACGGATACATTGAAGTTGCGTCGACTCATGAACTCCGGGTCCTCGATGTTACTTCGCCGGTCGTTCCGGAAGAAGTCTACAGTGCAACGATTGATGGTCAGTACAATGACGCCCGTTTGATCGGCGATCAACTACATTTGATCAGTCAACACGATACGAACCAGAATAATTCACCGTGGCAATTGACCGACATCACTGATCTGGTTTCACCGGGCGACTACATTGAAGCCATCCTGCAACAGGAGAATGGTTTCGCTCTTCCAACCGTCACGGTCACTGTCGATGGGCTGCACACGACCGTCACTCCTGATATCGATCAGGTTGTTCGCCGGACCGGTGAGAGCGTGGCGACTTTCATTACGACTTTCGATGTTCAGGGAGAATCTGGCCAACCAGTCGACATGGACCTGGTGCAATCCGGTTATCTGAACACGGTCTATGCCTCTGCTCAGTCGATCTACCTGTTCGACGGGGATTCTGCGATCAAGTTGTCGATCGATTCCGGTGGTGACGTCGACTTCTCCGCGGACGGAACCTTGCAAGGGAGAATGGTCAATCAGTTTTCCATTGATGAATACGAAGGGATGCTTCGTGTCGTGGCCACCGATTTCGCTGACTCGAGCGTTGACGTTCACGTTTTCGAACAAGTCGGCGATTCACTGAATGTTGTTGGCTCCTTGGAAGACATCGCTCCAAACGAAAGCGTGTTCTCCACCCGGTTCGCAGAAGATCAAGTCTTTGTCGTGACTTTCCGGCAGATTGACCCGTTGTTCGTAATCGACCTCAGCGACGCGACTGCCCCGACGGTGACAGGCGAACTGAAAATTCCTGGCGTGTCCAACTACTTGCAACTGATTGGCGATGACATCCTGTTGGCCGTTGGGCGTGATGCGGACGCGGACACAGGAAGACAAGGTGACTTGCAAGTCTCGCTGTTCGATGTTGCCGATCCACAGAACCCATTGCTGCTCGATCGATACAGTTTCGCCGGCGGCCGAGGGACCACGTCGCCCTTGATCGACTGGATCAGTTCTCGCCCCGACCACCACGCGCTTACGTTTGATCACGCGACCGGAACGCTGGCATTGCCGATCAGTCAGTATGTTGACGGAGAGTTGTTCTCCAATGTTACGCTGTTTGAAATTGGACGCGAGAACGGCATTCAGCTTTCAGGAGACGTCGATTTTGAAAGCACAGCTTTGCGGACGGTGATCGCCGGCGAACGCGTCGTTTATTTCTCTGAAGATAGCTTGAAAACGGCTGACATTGCGGATCCGACGACCGTCATGGCGACCCTGGATTTGCCTCCCGAAGAATCGCAAGCTCGCGCGGTGGGTGCCGCGTTAAAAGTGTGCAAGATCTCTGATCGATTCTTTGAGAACTTTGGCCTGCCGAATGAAGCTGAGCCAGCCGCGGCCCGGCCAATTGAATTGATGCCGAACGAAGTACCTGGAGTCTTGGCGGTTTCAGCTCTGATCCCGCAAGAGGCTGCATCGATCCGCCGAGTAGGACCCGTCCTTGAACGGATTCCAGTGCTCAGCGTTGTGGAAAGAAGTCCGGCTTGGGAGCGTTTGGCTCCTTCCGTCGTGAGTCTGACGAATGTTGATGGTCAAGTCACAGACGAAGCTACGTTGGGGCGTCTCGTTGTGACCGACCAGTCTTCAGTGCTCGAATCAGTCGAAAATTCCCCTCTGATTGAGCTCTCGAATCGACTCAAATTCGAATTCCGTCCTGCCGTCGAGCAGAATGTTTCTGCCGAAACGCTGCGGCATTCCTCAGCTGAGGCAGCCGAATTGATCGTGAGCCTCGACGTGCTCCCGGCGTCCGAGGAGCTTGGTTAG